A window of the Leishmania infantum JPCM5 genome chromosome 18 genome harbors these coding sequences:
- a CDS encoding putative mannosyltransferase-II — protein MRRREPLFVLIDFALYSSGMAVLRCRVVTAASRLLAFVLAPYAEPSFNLLDYLGTCTDTALVLCVAVARLLLLCLMWFSRAVAPIAFGAPGGTFVFDTGEELYDDARFSMVRNWDGVHMFFIAQYGYLYESQIVFFPGLPTLIRGLEHITRRLVPVLHRVAPVAFYVCLMNTAASCLAGVVLRRLTILTFLGPEAVRCTCRWRPSKLSPSTPELEKPRKYPKAQLDMATERTMQSTTEATVCYRLMCRMTGTVLDAPDINAPLPATVAEAKAGALLRRRVVGGAALVWIITPAMVFAVAVYTESLFSLATILGVYFLAWHEPLPQAVQLRIASYLASATPPGSGARAAEKASAPARLVPPAPLVQQWPLAANDVGDGAAARSRIPGIASLLPSITPGASRAITVKWEQRFLSSTEVAAVLLFTLAGTFRSNAFTCAGFLIFPLCVQVALPAVYKAQASAVLAGVSARAVMSAAAKRGGARESGAALVVRCPTLRPPLQRMPHPLRMCMVALECICVALPYLVMNYVGYRRFVLQTWDAAAKKTVGHAFWRLYPMLQKKYWGVSLFSAYTFTNSPNVVLALPVAVLTVWCLHAHYLAPAWANLRAATAAAAGARRTRWQHLWIAAMPLVSSSNVMHLIGLLALALTVMHVQVTNRFVATSPALYWLLGMQLASRPTSRASRLTLLWCILWGMAGGILFPNHLPWT, from the coding sequence atgcggcgccgcgagCCCCTCTTCGTTTTGATTGATTTCGCTCTCTATTCCTCCGGAATGGCCGTTCTCCGATGCAGAGTTGTCACCGCGGCGAGCCGCCTCCTGGCCTTCGTGCTGGCGCCCTACGCCGAACCCTCGTTCAATCTTCTAGACTACTTGGGTACGTGCACTGACACGGCGCTCGTcctctgcgtcgccgtcgcacgactccttctcctctgcctcaTGTGGTTCAGCCGCGCTGTCGCTCCGATCGCCTTTGGCGCTCCAGGGGGCACATTCGTCTTCGACACGGGTGAGGAGCTCTACGACGACGCACGCTTCTCGATGGTGCGCAACTGGGACGGCGTGCACATGTTCTTCATTGCCCAATACGGGTATCTGTATGAGAGCCAAATCGTCTTCTTTCCTGGTTTACCGACGCTGATCCGCGGCCTGGAGCACATCACGCGGCGACTCGTCCCAGTTCTGCACCGAGTTGCACCAGTTGCCTTCTATGTGTGCCTGATGAACACAGCTGCCTCCTGCCTTGCCGGCGTGGTGCTACGACGTCTCACCATCCTGACATTTCTAGGGCCCGAAGCGGTGCGATGCACCTGCCGGTGGCGCCCGTCCAAGCTGTCTCCGTCGACCCCTGAGTTGGAGAAGCCGAGAAAGTATCCTAAGGCGCAACTCGACATGGCAACGGAGAGGACAATGCAGAGCACGACAGAGGCGACCGTCTGCTACCGCCTTATGTGTAGAATGACCGGCACGGTCCTGGATGCGCCTGACATCAACGCCCCGCTCCCCGCAAccgtggcggaggcgaaggcagGCGCGCTGCTCCGTCGCCGCGTGGTGGGCGGGGCAGCGCTGGTGTGGATCATCACACCCGCCATGGTgtttgccgtcgccgtgtaCACGGAGAGCCTATTTTCGTTAGCCACAATACTAGGCGTGTACTTTCTCGCGTGGCatgagccgctgccgcaggctgtgcagctgcgtATAGCGTCGTATCTGGcgagcgccacgccgcctgGCTCAGgtgcaagagcagcagaaaAAGCATCGGCACCAGCACGACTTGTCCCCCCTGCCCCTCTCGTTCAGCAGTGGCCCTTGGCGGCAAACGacgtcggcgacggtgccgcggcacgcagccgcaTCCCCGGGATTGCCTCACTCCTGCCGAGCATCACCCCTGGAGCGTCCAGGGCGATCACGGTGAAGTGGGAGCAGCGCTTCCTCAGCAGCacagaggtggcggcggtgttgctgTTCACGCTGGCCGGCACCTTTCGCTCCAACGCATTCACCTGCGCTGGATTTCTTATCTTTCCCCTCTGTgtgcaggtggcgctgccggcggtgtaCAAGGCGCAGGCTTCCGCGGTGCTGGCTGGAGTGTCAGCGCGTGCGGTCATGTCCGCGGCCGCAaagcgtggcggcgcaaGGGAGAGTGGGGCAGCCCTTGTTGTGCGCTGCCCCACTCTCCGCccgcctctgcagcgcaTGCCGCACCCGCTTCGCATGTGcatggtggcgctggagTGCATCTGTGTGGCGCTGCCATACCTTGTCATGAACTACGTGGGATATCGGCGCTTTGTGCTGCAGACGtgggacgccgccgccaagaaAACGGTGGGCCACGCCTTCTGGCGGCTGTACCCCATGCTGCAGAAGAAGTACTGGGGCGTGagcctcttctccgcctaCACGTTCACCAACTCCCCCAACGTGGTGTTGGCGCTCCCAGTGGCGGTGCTAACCGTATGGTGCCTCCACGCCCACTACTTGGCGCCAGCATGGGCAAACCTCAgagccgcgacggcggccgctgccggagcACGGCGCACGAGGTGGCAGCATTTGTGGATTGCCGCCATGCCGCTGGTGAGCTCCTCGAACGTGATGCACCTTATCGGGCTATTGGCACTAGCCCTGACAGTCATGCACGTGCAGGTGACGAATCGCTTTGTCGCGACAAGCCCGGCGCTGTACTGGCTGCTTGGCATGCAGCTTGCATCGAGGCCGACGAGCCGCGCTAGCAGGCTCACCCTGCTGTGGTGCATTCTGTGGGGCATGGCTGGCGGTATTCTCTTTCCGAATCACCTTCCCTGGACGTGA